The following proteins are co-located in the Toxotes jaculatrix isolate fToxJac2 chromosome 9, fToxJac2.pri, whole genome shotgun sequence genome:
- the nop53 gene encoding ribosome biogenesis protein NOP53 isoform X1, with translation MAAARRLKRVVASQPGFLNLKPSLDSADSVSSRRKRVNKNKKKNWNKHSDINDVEEFLDDIRHQERTTGGLLSEKSDDSLFFLDVGQPKKAEPKAAESDNRKVKTRKGKASRPLRIDLILQHDSLVPPPKDVLAYQQPNAKKLRRIAQKAEQLAAKGVVPRRQRQLLNRRPVARKAKMAVTEANNNPDREYYDIWEQEPKTSADPWYLHQTGKKAVKRPAKLNEKPSVLPAVEVIAPGGSYNPDFFSHQALLQEAHEVEVKKQKEENKVERQLAVNKEDTATEETILREQVEGLVEEEDEEEAAPNEEEEDAAVGAITLAEKKTERQRKREKAEKIKEQQRLAERHQTDQRQQLFQLRSIKSSIRQQEQRTEGKQKLRKAKQEAQKSQPRRLGKLKFQAQDLEVQLSDELAGSLRRLKPEGSVLKDRFKSLQKRNLIEPRERAKFKRRHKLKYVEKRAFREIT, from the exons ATGGCGGCTGCCAGGAGGTTGAAACGCGTGGTGGCTTCACAGCCaggatttttaaatttaaagccCAGTTTGGACTCCGCAGACTCGGTCAGCAGTCGGAGAAAACGCGTGAACaagaataagaagaagaacTGGAACAAACACAGCGACATAAACGATGTAGAGGAGTTTTTAGACGACATCAGGCACCAGGAGAGGACCACAGG GGGTCTGCTGTCTGAGAAGTCAGATGacagtttgttctttttggATGTTGGACAACCGAAGAAAGCTGAACCGAAGG CAGCGGAATCCGATAACAGAAAGGTGAAGACGAGAAAAGGGAAAGCGTCACGTCCTCTGAGGATAGACCTGATCCTGCAGCACGACTCCCTCGTTCCACCACCTAAAGA TGTGCTGGCCTACCAGCAGCCAAATGCCAAGAAACTTCGTCGCATTGCCCAGAAAGCTGAGCAGCTGGCAGCCAAAGGCGTGGTGCCACGGAGGCAGAGACAGCTGCTCAACAGACGGCCAGTCGCCAGGAAGGCCAAGATGGCAGTGACAGAGGCCAACAACAACCCAGACAGAGAATATTACGACATATGGGAACAAGAAC CAAAAACTTCAGCTGACCCCTGGTATCTTCACCAAACTGGCAAGAAGGCTGTCAAG CGTCCAGCGAAGTTGAACGAGAAGCCGTCTGTGCTCCCGGCTGTGGAGGTGATCGCCCCCGGAGGATCCTACAACCCAGACTTCTTCTCACACCAG GCCTTGCTGCAGGAGGCCCATGAGGTGGAGGTAAAGaaacaaaaggaggaaaacaaagtaGAGAGACAGTTGGCTGTCAACAAAGAAGACACAGCAACAGAG GAGACGATCTTAAGAGAGCAGGTGGAAGGTCTggtagaagaagaggatgaagaagaagcgGCTCctaatgaggaagaggaggatgcgGCAGTGGGAGCCATCACACTGGCAGAGAagaagactgagagacagaggaagagagagaaggctgaaaaaataaaa GAGCAGCAGCGGTTGGCTGAAAGACATCAGACTGACCAGCGGCAGCAGCTCTTCCAGCTTCGATCGATTAAGTCGTCCATTAGACAGCAGGAGCAGAGAACCGAGGGCAAACAGAAACTGCGCAAGGCCAAGCAGGAGGCCCAGAAAAGCCAGCCCAGACGCCTTGGCAAACTCAA GTTCCAGGCTCAGGACCTTGAGGTTCAGTTGAGTGACGAGCTGGCCGGCTCCCTGCGAAGACTCAAG CCAGAGGGCAGCGTCCTCAAGGACCGCTTCAAGAGTCTGCAGAAGAGGAACCTGATCGAACCCAGAGAAAGAGCCAA GTTCAAGAGGAGACACAAGCTGAAGTATGTGGAGAAGAGGGCTTTTAGAGAGATCACTTAG
- the nop53 gene encoding ribosome biogenesis protein NOP53 isoform X2 has protein sequence MAAARRLKRVVASQPGFLNLKPSLDSADSVSSRRKRVNKNKKKNWNKHSDINDVEEFLDDIRHQERTTGGLLSEKSDDSLFFLDVGQPKKAEPKAESDNRKVKTRKGKASRPLRIDLILQHDSLVPPPKDVLAYQQPNAKKLRRIAQKAEQLAAKGVVPRRQRQLLNRRPVARKAKMAVTEANNNPDREYYDIWEQEPKTSADPWYLHQTGKKAVKRPAKLNEKPSVLPAVEVIAPGGSYNPDFFSHQALLQEAHEVEVKKQKEENKVERQLAVNKEDTATEETILREQVEGLVEEEDEEEAAPNEEEEDAAVGAITLAEKKTERQRKREKAEKIKEQQRLAERHQTDQRQQLFQLRSIKSSIRQQEQRTEGKQKLRKAKQEAQKSQPRRLGKLKFQAQDLEVQLSDELAGSLRRLKPEGSVLKDRFKSLQKRNLIEPRERAKFKRRHKLKYVEKRAFREIT, from the exons ATGGCGGCTGCCAGGAGGTTGAAACGCGTGGTGGCTTCACAGCCaggatttttaaatttaaagccCAGTTTGGACTCCGCAGACTCGGTCAGCAGTCGGAGAAAACGCGTGAACaagaataagaagaagaacTGGAACAAACACAGCGACATAAACGATGTAGAGGAGTTTTTAGACGACATCAGGCACCAGGAGAGGACCACAGG GGGTCTGCTGTCTGAGAAGTCAGATGacagtttgttctttttggATGTTGGACAACCGAAGAAAGCTGAACCGAAGG CGGAATCCGATAACAGAAAGGTGAAGACGAGAAAAGGGAAAGCGTCACGTCCTCTGAGGATAGACCTGATCCTGCAGCACGACTCCCTCGTTCCACCACCTAAAGA TGTGCTGGCCTACCAGCAGCCAAATGCCAAGAAACTTCGTCGCATTGCCCAGAAAGCTGAGCAGCTGGCAGCCAAAGGCGTGGTGCCACGGAGGCAGAGACAGCTGCTCAACAGACGGCCAGTCGCCAGGAAGGCCAAGATGGCAGTGACAGAGGCCAACAACAACCCAGACAGAGAATATTACGACATATGGGAACAAGAAC CAAAAACTTCAGCTGACCCCTGGTATCTTCACCAAACTGGCAAGAAGGCTGTCAAG CGTCCAGCGAAGTTGAACGAGAAGCCGTCTGTGCTCCCGGCTGTGGAGGTGATCGCCCCCGGAGGATCCTACAACCCAGACTTCTTCTCACACCAG GCCTTGCTGCAGGAGGCCCATGAGGTGGAGGTAAAGaaacaaaaggaggaaaacaaagtaGAGAGACAGTTGGCTGTCAACAAAGAAGACACAGCAACAGAG GAGACGATCTTAAGAGAGCAGGTGGAAGGTCTggtagaagaagaggatgaagaagaagcgGCTCctaatgaggaagaggaggatgcgGCAGTGGGAGCCATCACACTGGCAGAGAagaagactgagagacagaggaagagagagaaggctgaaaaaataaaa GAGCAGCAGCGGTTGGCTGAAAGACATCAGACTGACCAGCGGCAGCAGCTCTTCCAGCTTCGATCGATTAAGTCGTCCATTAGACAGCAGGAGCAGAGAACCGAGGGCAAACAGAAACTGCGCAAGGCCAAGCAGGAGGCCCAGAAAAGCCAGCCCAGACGCCTTGGCAAACTCAA GTTCCAGGCTCAGGACCTTGAGGTTCAGTTGAGTGACGAGCTGGCCGGCTCCCTGCGAAGACTCAAG CCAGAGGGCAGCGTCCTCAAGGACCGCTTCAAGAGTCTGCAGAAGAGGAACCTGATCGAACCCAGAGAAAGAGCCAA GTTCAAGAGGAGACACAAGCTGAAGTATGTGGAGAAGAGGGCTTTTAGAGAGATCACTTAG